One region of Gossypium raimondii isolate GPD5lz chromosome 6, ASM2569854v1, whole genome shotgun sequence genomic DNA includes:
- the LOC105774367 gene encoding uncharacterized protein At5g39570 isoform X2 — protein sequence MAYYSSNYYYEANSEFNEPEFEEYDPTPYGGGYDLDATYGKPLPPSEGICYPRSSGDPNDQSLKTFSYGSIESPYGKGVDKLVEKPSNGSKTATVKDQEQQTQGSNEAVNVDSNGKPLESYQGEEIKESYTDGYPSNRNVAIGDANGAEYEKRVSQIPPGYGLEAMDLCESLFGYWPCLDRAKRENEYRNCYGPQGVNCPWEETADYLFGNSYPYGERWGNGGIYENPIFNYERHYQGQLISRQMEYQEEHSWLN from the exons ATGGCCTATTACAGCTCCAACTATTATTATGAAGCTAATTCTG AGTTCAATGAGCCTGAATTTGAAGAGTATGATCCAACGCCTTATGGCGGTGGTTATGATCTTGATGCAACATATGGCAAACCCCTGCCCCCTTCCGAGGGAATATGTTATCCACGTTCATCAGGGGATCCGAATGATCAATCCTTGAAAACCTTTTCTTATGGGTCTATAGAGTCGCCTTATGGGAAAGGAGTTGATAAACTTGTAGAAAAACCTAGCAATGGAAGCAAAACAGCCACAGTCAAAGACCAAGAGCAGCAAACCCAGGGAAGTAATGAAGCTGTTAATGTGGATTCTAATGGCAAGCCTTTAGAGTCGTATCAAGGTGAAGAGATTAAGGAAAGTTACACTGATGGTTACCCTTCTAATAGAAATGTAGCTATTGGAGATGCTAATGGTGCTGAATATGAAAAGAGAGTGTCTCAAATCCCTCCAGGGTATGGCTTAGAAGCAATGGACCTTTGTGAAAGTTTGTTTGGTTACTGGCCCTGCCTGGATCGTGCAAAGAGAGAGAACGAGTATCGAAATTGCTATGGTCCTCAAGGAGTAAACTGCCCATGGGAGGAGACTGCAGACTATCTTTTTGGTAATTCGTATCCTTATGGTGAAAGATGGGGCAATGGAGGTATTTACGAGAACCCAATCTTCAATTACGAAAGGCATTATCAGGGACAACTTATATCAAGGCAGATGGAGTATCAAGAGGAACATTCATGGTTGAATTAG
- the LOC105774367 gene encoding uncharacterized protein LOC105774367 isoform X1, producing the protein MAYYSSNYYYEANSGEYHQTPYYDSSHDYVSSQDLEAHSSYGYAYKDYNSFQYDSAPCYGACDPEIGRSTVAYSSYTFSDPNYVEYSLDPYGEDYGTVKTRLIVSYSVSEFNEPEFEEYDPTPYGGGYDLDATYGKPLPPSEGICYPRSSGDPNDQSLKTFSYGSIESPYGKGVDKLVEKPSNGSKTATVKDQEQQTQGSNEAVNVDSNGKPLESYQGEEIKESYTDGYPSNRNVAIGDANGAEYEKRVSQIPPGYGLEAMDLCESLFGYWPCLDRAKRENEYRNCYGPQGVNCPWEETADYLFGNSYPYGERWGNGGIYENPIFNYERHYQGQLISRQMEYQEEHSWLN; encoded by the coding sequence ATGGCCTATTACAGCTCCAACTATTATTATGAAGCTAATTCTGGTGAGTATCATCAAACTCCTTATTATGATAGTAGCCATGATTATGTTTCATCACAAGACTTAGAAGCTCATTCTAGCTATGGCTATGCATACAAGGATTACAATTCTTTCCAATACGATTCAGCTCCATGTTATGGTGCTTGTGATCCTGAAATTGGTCGCTCGACTGTTGCATACTCTTCGTATACTTTCAGTGACCCTAACTATGTTGAGTATTCCCTAGACCCTTATGGTGAAGATTATGGTACTGTAAAGACTCGTTTAATTGTCTCATATTCTGTCTCAGAGTTCAATGAGCCTGAATTTGAAGAGTATGATCCAACGCCTTATGGCGGTGGTTATGATCTTGATGCAACATATGGCAAACCCCTGCCCCCTTCCGAGGGAATATGTTATCCACGTTCATCAGGGGATCCGAATGATCAATCCTTGAAAACCTTTTCTTATGGGTCTATAGAGTCGCCTTATGGGAAAGGAGTTGATAAACTTGTAGAAAAACCTAGCAATGGAAGCAAAACAGCCACAGTCAAAGACCAAGAGCAGCAAACCCAGGGAAGTAATGAAGCTGTTAATGTGGATTCTAATGGCAAGCCTTTAGAGTCGTATCAAGGTGAAGAGATTAAGGAAAGTTACACTGATGGTTACCCTTCTAATAGAAATGTAGCTATTGGAGATGCTAATGGTGCTGAATATGAAAAGAGAGTGTCTCAAATCCCTCCAGGGTATGGCTTAGAAGCAATGGACCTTTGTGAAAGTTTGTTTGGTTACTGGCCCTGCCTGGATCGTGCAAAGAGAGAGAACGAGTATCGAAATTGCTATGGTCCTCAAGGAGTAAACTGCCCATGGGAGGAGACTGCAGACTATCTTTTTGGTAATTCGTATCCTTATGGTGAAAGATGGGGCAATGGAGGTATTTACGAGAACCCAATCTTCAATTACGAAAGGCATTATCAGGGACAACTTATATCAAGGCAGATGGAGTATCAAGAGGAACATTCATGGTTGAATTAG